One window of the Choristoneura fumiferana chromosome 18, NRCan_CFum_1, whole genome shotgun sequence genome contains the following:
- the LOC141438271 gene encoding proteasomal ubiquitin receptor ADRM1-like — protein sequence MGPVMTQFGLSPDVASAANTGDMQAFFKALESESSASDSSKAKEEDKKADEKPKEDKNDKKDGDAGMSLD from the coding sequence ATGGGTCCTGTGATGACACAGTTTGGTCTCTCCCCGGATGTGGCTTCTGCCGCCAACACTGGAGACATGCAGGCTTTTTTCAAGGCCCTCGAAAGCGAATCTAGCGCTTCCGACAGCAGCAAAGCGAAAGAAGAAGACAAGAAGGCAGACGAAAAGCCGAAAGAAGACAAGAACGACAAAAAAGATGGCGACGCCGGAATGTCGcttgattaa